From a region of the Triticum aestivum cultivar Chinese Spring chromosome 7D, IWGSC CS RefSeq v2.1, whole genome shotgun sequence genome:
- the LOC123170801 gene encoding proline-rich protein HaeIII subfamily 1-like, with translation MTVRRITMLIALLVVLLAFSGPIKGEDDLGGGDGGDLAPPPNPGGSHLSPPPPPSPKSHPPPPPKTDLAPPPPPPSPKTNPPPPAPIQPPPGPCAEVRSYRGPCVNMVCAAACIAELHQGGHCRGHIFTGGCYCFVCSVAKSGPSLH, from the exons ATGACTGTAAGAAGGATCACCATGCTGATTGCTCTTCTCGTTGTTTTGCTCGCCTTTTCAG GCCCAATCAAAGGAGAAGATGACTTGGGCGGAGGTGATGGCGGTGACTTGGCCCCTCCTCCTAATCCAGGGGGCAGTCATTTgtctcctccacctcctccatctCCAAAGAgccatccacctccacctccaaaGACTGATttggctcctcctccacctcctccatctCCAAAGACCAATCCACCTCCACCTGCACCGATCCAGCCGCCACCAGGACCCTGTGCGGAAGTGAGGTCGTACAGAGGGCCGTGCGTCAACATGGTTTGCGCTGCCGCTTGTATCGCAGAGTTGCATCAGGGCGGCCACTGTCGTGGGCATATTTTTACTGGTGGTTGCTATTGTTTCGTGTGTTCGGTAGCAAAGTCTGGCCCATCATTACATTGA